The Rhizoctonia solani chromosome 14, complete sequence genome has a segment encoding these proteins:
- a CDS encoding peroxisomal biogenesis factor 3, with protein MAHLPTLATQIMNDMDVESLISRLQQSRAPRQPLAQPLAPPQLSEPPPSNVSTSARDSVPPNSNDAKSWVEQFSASSENSLSLSAGDVATTSAEQSLSLPTHSVPPTTGTDVDTQSETGAGATTEFHSLPTDGGDADVERSPEDAGGPRDELESIIEADVNIDPNGIPEQGSISGGTDTKSDSLMSVPETSSQASGSSADKDSAVMVNLDYPPSTENFPTPPPLSNKEKLALWKELTILTFTRALTSLYALALLALLTNTQLSLLARYRYLAAIREARRAESKQRRAASGGLFFGSPVSEDGDVLSIHPDSEMGDEMDLDEEGGYWDEEGRWWDASGRGGLFGRDGVGSLTERKFLTLGWWFLNRGWKHIGERVREAVSEVFNGLSLKSQISPKELEELILRVRAIIEGDPATFLLNFDTLPTLLPNTPADISTTLASGGLTSSLAHIDPALSTLLSATRDHISSADFAIALRKCIDLGTIAMKDGLIRSGEFGEIASTNPDSEGAKVKLAALLPGVARWTHLALNGVPNEIIEGFGELREVAGYSAVVLSSFEGVPGSYA; from the exons ATGGCACATTTACCAACTCTGGCTACGCAAATAATGAACGACATGGATGTCGAGTCTCTCATATCTCGCCTCCAACAATCTCGTGCTCCCCGTCAGCCTCTCGCTCAACCACTCGCACCTCCCCAGCTCTCTGAGCCCCCGCCCTCGAATGTTTCCACTTCCGCTCGTGACTCAGTTCCTCCTAATTCAAACGATGCCAAAAGCTGGGTTGAACAGTTCTCGGCCTCTAGCGAAAACTCCTTGTCCCTTTCTGCAGGTGACGTTGCTACCACCTCCGCAGAGCAATCATTATCCCTCCCGACTCATTCGGTTCCACCCACGACTGGAACAGATGTAGATACTCAATCCGAGACAGGTGCCGGTGCAACAACTGAGTTTCACTCGCTCCCCACGGACGGTGGTGATGCAGATGTGGAAAGATCGCCCGAGGATGCTGGAGGGCCAAGGGATGAATTAGAGTCTATAATCGAAGCCGACGTCAATATTGATCCCAATGGCATCCCCGAGCAAGGGTCTATCTCGGGAGGAACCGATACCAAGTCTGACTCATTGATGAGTGTTCCAGAGACTTCGTCCCAGGCCAGTGGTAGTAGTGCTGATAAGGACTCTGCGGTT ATGGTCAATCTGGATTATCCTCCTTCCACGGAAAACTTCCCCACCCCACCCCCGTTGTCTAATAAGGAGAAGTTGGCCTTGTGGAAAGAGCTCACCATCCTTA CATTTACTCGTGCCCTAACCTCACTCTATGCTCTCGCTTTGCTCGCGCTTCTTACGAACACCCAGCTTTCTCTGCTTGCACGATACAGGTACCTCGCTGCCATCCGCGAAGCCCGAAGAGCTGAGAGCAAGCAACGGCGAGCCGCATCTGGAGGTCTCTTTTTTGGATCCCCGGTCTCCGAAGACGGTGACGTTCTATCAATTCATCCTGACTCGGAGATGGGTGACGAAATGGACCTCGACGAAGAAGGTGGGTACTGGGACGAAGAAGGACGTTGGTGGGATGCATCCGGTCGCGGCGGACTTTTCGGTCGTGATGGCGTTGGGTCACTTACCGAGCGCAAGTTTTTGACTCTCGGTTGGTGGTTCCTCAATCGTGGATGGAAACACATTGGCGAGCGAGTCAGAGAGGCCGTTTCTGAAGTTTTTAATGG ACTATCCCTCAAATCACAGATTTCACCAAAGGAGTTGGAAGAGCTGATTCTCCGAGTTCGGGCAATTATCGAAGGGGATCCAGCTACTTTCCTTCTTAATTTCGA CACTCTCCCgactcttcttcccaataCTCCAGCCGACATATCAACAACTCTTGCATCTGGCGGTCTGACTTCCTCATTGGCTCACATTGACCCAGCACTCTCAACTCTGTTAAGTGCCACACGCGACCATATTTCTTCTGCCGACTTCGCCATCGCGCTTCGAAAATGCATAGACCTTGGCACAATCGCGATGAAGGACGGGCTGATACGAAGTGGCGAATTTGGAGAGATCGCAAGTACAAACCCTGATAGTGAGGGCGCAAAAGTCAAGTTAGCCGCTTTATTGCCAGGAGTGGCGCGGTGGACGCATTTAGCACTCAATGGAGTGCCCAATGAAATCATCGAA GGGTTTGGAGAATTACGAGAAGTGGCGGGTTACTCGGCAGTTGTCCTCTCTTCCTTTGAAGGGGTTCCGGGATCTTACGCCTAA
- a CDS encoding F-box-like domain-containing protein codes for MRGSSVFGLRQHIDRHAAPADSPARVLLLVRTLSTCSDLAQCVQSLLLGLDGPDAEEGLGTRYLPSLLRKLKLLFESGKLQKLNELVWCARGETGWALPDSVNSLPRLTRFSTTASSASLVSFLTTHPSISHLTLHSHGLALRLPANALPRLTHLACAAPALSSLPVRKLKHVILTDAPFIPLLGDKVLSALGGDQSHREFGRGWRDASPAPDHIESLRSVTLRLGHVIISPTQAPLILEPFARHVPALKKLGIVAGPSFFTTAVLESLTPVLEGFTELKTIRMECNAEARGPLLGGSPIGECASLDGGCSFDGSSTPSEGTISVTDGYNPLGEGTCLPSVEETRVIIRAWKDACPGLENVRLPWWISERARVTR; via the exons ATGCGCGGCTCGTCCGTTTTCGGGCTCAGGCAGCATATCGATCGTCATGCTGCCCCT GCTGACTCACCAGCTCGCGTCTTGTTACTCGTTCGAACACTTTCGACGTGCTCTGATCTTGCTCAATGCGTTCAAAGTCTCTTGCTAGGCCTGGATGGACCGGACGCAGAGGAAGGACTGGGCACTCGATACCTACCTTCTCTTCTCAGGAAACTTAAACTCCTATTCGAAAGTGGTAAACTTCAAAAATTGAACGAATTAGTTTGGTGCGCGCGGGGCGAAACAGGCTGGGCACTTCCCGATTCAGTAAACTCGTTACCTCGACTAACGCGGTTTTCAACTACGGCCTCTAGCGCTTCACTCGTTTCGTTCCTTACCACACACCCGTCTATCAGTCACCTCACACTTCATTCTCACGGACTTGCTCTGAGACTTCCGGCTAATGCACTCCCGCGACTGACTCATCTCGCGTGTGCCGCTCCCGCTCTGAGCAGCCTCCCAGTACGAAAGCTGAAACACGTAATCCTCACAGACGCGCCCTTTATTCCACTCCTCGGGGACAAAGTCCTAAGTGCTCTAGGAGGAGACCAAAGTCACCGAGAGTTTGGGCGTGGGTGGCGAGACGCGTCGCCCGCTCCAGACCATATCGAATCTCTCCGGTCCGTCACGCTGCGGCTCGGCCACGTAATCATCTCGCCCACCCAAGCGCCGCTTATTCTGGAACCGTTTGCGCGACACGTCCCGGCGTTGAAGAAGCTTGGAATCGTCGCTGGGCCGAGCTTCTTTACAACC GCGGTTTTGGAATCCTTGACCCCGGTGCTCGAGGGGTTTACCGAGTTGAAAACCATTCGTATGGAGTGCAATGCTGAGGCTCGTGGTCCGTTGTTGGGAGGCTCGCCGATTGGCGAGTGTGCTTCTCTGGATGGGGGGTGCTCTTTCGATGGAAGCAGTACTCCTTCTGAAGGAACGATCTCTGTGACGGACGGATATAATCCGCTTGGTGAAGGCACATGTCTCCCCTCGGTAGAAGAGACTAGAGTCATTATTAGAGCGTGGAAAGATGCGTGTCCAGGTCTAGAGAATGTTCGATTACCTTGGTGGATCTCGGAGCGGGCTCGCGTGACCCGATAG